A portion of the Toxoplasma gondii ME49 chromosome VIIb, whole genome shotgun sequence genome contains these proteins:
- a CDS encoding hypothetical protein (encoded by transcript TGME49_259620~Signal peptide predicted by SignalP 2.0 HMM (probability 0.999) with cleavage site probability 0.931 at residue 24): MGSPSMAILGIILILLHCLTPCAALEQSEAHQLRQLPGLFGPTKPSLALKLQPARKLRLSKSDLSSLLLDLRHEVKKQVSQLEEDLAERARLRQRAKSTWSAHGAPIWIPSEGAASALQPSNPRMVRVGRIACQSGIRRWRHARGLIISVC; the protein is encoded by the exons ATGGGGAGCCCTAGCATGGCCATACTTGGTATCATCCTAATACTCTTGCACTGTCTCACTCCGTGCGCTGCATTAGAACAGTCTGAAGCGCACCAGCTGCGGCAGCTGCCTGGTCTTTTCGGCCCAACCAAGCCAAGCCTTGCATTGAAGCTTCAGCCTGCAAGGAAACTGCGGTTGTCGAAGAGCGACCTCAGTAGCTTACTGCTAGATTTGCGGCACGAAGTGAAGAAGCAG GTATCTCAGCTCGAAG AGGACCTGGCAGAGCGAGCACGCCTCCGGCAGCGAGCAAAGTCAACATGGTCAGCACACGGTGCCCCGATCTGGATTCCTTCCGAAG GGGCTGCTAGTGCATTACAACCATCAAACCCTAGAATGGTAA GAGTTGGAAGGATTGCTTGCCAGTCTGGCATCAGACGCT GGCGACACGCCCGCGGCCTGATCATATCTGTTTGCTGA
- a CDS encoding hypothetical protein (encoded by transcript TGME49_259630), giving the protein MAEQSEVTRTVDEGVVEENPSLQTAQTTEMETEGLRYAGTEVIWKTVKSPAEVIEEMRTWLKSGVAPDGTRMMTEEAWQWHQDYYQATIRSDRHRVCLPEGASVDFYYWQAPYVAHIGDMNLVMMHSQVNLSDGTHLPSDRLRADTVYSKQLRQLAEKSA; this is encoded by the exons ATGGCGGAACAAAGCGAAGTCACCAGGACGGTCGATGAGG GTGTCGTGGAAGAGAACCCCTCTCTCCAGACCGCCCAAACAACAGAAATGGAAACTGAGGGTCTCCGATATGCTGGTACTGAAGTTATTTGGAAAACCGTGAAATCGCCGGCTGAAGTCATCGAAGAGATGAGAACGTGGCTCAA GTCTGGTGTCGCCCCTGATGGCACTCGGATGATGACTGAAGAAGCCTGGCAATG GCACCAAGATTATTACCAAGCTACCATCAGATCGGACCGTCACCGTGTTTGTTTGCCAGAGGGCGCAAGTGTCGACTTCTACTACTGGCAAGCTCCTTATGTTGCACACATCGGCGACATGAATCTTGTCATGATGCATTCACAAGTAAACCTCTCTGACGGCACTCATCTCCCATCAGATCGCTTGAGAGCAGATACAGTTTATTCCAAGCAGTTGAGACAGCTTGCAGAAAAGAGTGCATAA
- a CDS encoding nucleoporin autopeptidase (encoded by transcript TGME49_259640), translating to MFSSNTSSSLTGGGSLFGSSGGGGGLFGGAGTQQQQGGSLFGGTGGFMSQPQQQTQGRLFGNAGTTGMSLFGQQQTTQPQSGGLFGSSTTTNSGLFGSAPQQQTGGLFGSSGLSQPQQTPSGGGLFGSTNTSTLGSSITGGGLFGQQPQQTGGLFGSSTGTGTGAAATGTGALGQQQSGSLFGSSGFGTNTGGFGTSTLGTAGQQTSGGLFGSQPQGGGLFGSNTSSFGAAGTSGTSAFGTSTFGGGAATGSVLGAGSLQQQQPFQPHKTEEGLLMSICFGNLAEVSQDEERWRFYQQRGGGAMGASNTPGTGLFGQQTTQQPSGGLFGNSTGTTTSGGLFGSTPASTTGTGLLGSTPQTNQQQSGGLFGTSTTGGFGGGLFGSSATTQPSGQQQTGGLFGNTGGSTTTPGGGLFGSSTLGNTTGTGLFGSTTTPQQTQSGGLFGQQQQTAGSGGLFGSSSLTGATNTGGGLFGSSTTPSTGLFGSTTQQCQPGATTTQTGGGLFGSTTTSATTTGQATTGTGLFGGLSSGTGATQGGGLFGSGGTATTGATGGGLFGNAQQQSNLSGGGLFGSSGGLKLGTTTTPGTTPGATGTTGGLFGNTTTTGASGGTSLFGSSLGTSGGGLFGSSAAKPGETGGLFGSSGTSGTSGSLFGNTTGTAGTGTGLLGAAPASSGTGTSGGGLFGSSTTGSGTGLFGGSGIFGSAQTIQQQNSAAGGLFGSTSAGGGVGGGSTLGSGQANQTSLFGAIGSLSGCGAQGAPASAAAADAYGLASLLGGHVEVKLTLSARPSESSAQESAQIFPPRMQLLDPCGGTALGDTGLLGSVGSSVWRSGAPARLCRGRRFRPLGPMEGGLSGSYLSSGASNASFALPEVYIQKAFGTSRTASPLEDESKGGQANALRLLPDGKAFSAAPWASTTLERSAVEALLMQRRRKPGRLTPDQVSPWSSTALQFMRSNPFYREQLAEVQASKDTMENKDRDTLPPTSQSAPAAAGVKETTLASEEVSAPASVSCPAVPGVLPASAAVPDEKRGWTANVEVSPSAKKLAGLGISPIETFSLATPAGSPGTSPNGSRTGPAEECTRWHGAPPASGSVAAGLESVAACLPAPEDLRPVLTRPDYETVPSIEVLTGMTEQRLSRVQDFSITRRGYGSIRWPGYTDLRGINLDEAVKIEKLEVTVYGNEAPPCGVGLNKRAVITLKNCKPRSVKYLDTLTIQRPEDEAYVQDKQCQYVTKVRRYTERMGAKFVDLNLATGEWTFEVEHFSTYRFLDEDDENDEELETQLRQKALLPSTSAHQPTLESPVKVLPAHADSFPASPENRTRDFGEAPERITHLFPERPANGYSSERSSFLGVQKQVLKAGFAEADRETPAYLGGGVAENLVNPEFLKNVSLAESVNRHCQQRWRPLYVSGEAPSRGLKRVSYNSGKTVEAVHDLKEKALPGGERWEATGVSGGRMVWEPQVNGVEASHRGVQRFQDEKTEDKGVQDTERRDGGAAASLRLEDGTGGSVRAVPPGRPCEDTRSSSASFPHLQQRRHCPYPVRCAPVISRDGLMALPLLSLPVSLEGITTASLPGSLVQLAHLSPLLREEEMPVQNGGISSSVGSLEGGSVGLEAPVQPSPMWTVGEVPDESVVSREEEEKQALSMAAQRYVQPLREAKGAPSLTAASLPLADVSPALVAASRLRPFQADLATSGAPYTNQSPTEQLSLVRDGCRVRRTLGASAMPLVLSAFLEEVVKENGESELQSREEDSQQSESSARADATQEFLPTLTPAPEVAEMGKEGRRGRRSKGEAGSSGDSNRRRFRSQQSEWWLLTELCRQESHALEKSRRSKSVKTLNAFPSSGLVQRLLLRLLAFFEQQTRVYSGCMPPTSSVSVGNSKCSLPLSSQPFLQSAPVSSAHPPDVPEASYLAPYMLQTWQLLVALMLSSPEQEESVFTAPSGLFSQRDISPEAILESQRQSRLLEWLLRESGREVTALLQRAAALRASPPFSTSEGLSLDRGESLCGATELCRQRGAAQNPAITRLGANALFRLAGTAGQRALQIAMAADHDEERKLLAVFHLAAAGQLYDAVELLLNSRPGEPYYPHLALCLAAHVQQQVGREFLYYNLFRATAPSFLTPPPGIARLYRLLTPCSTRASPSPGSASVKAKEGEKRKRSISPGVVEPAEASRCASPSKRHAGATDRNSGAKHESTHALSLHASWKSGETTEANSVSGMGLEHFVSWRHQLTASLVFSSASPLEDPRVLSTGAVVSSGGNAEKKVDSVDEGEKAAACTQEDTVTQTKGEGSAADVDMFQRIRTELAPPPQAADAPRELRRALLQFEHRLRFRDNGDASQSGVEFAVPASPAPLYRQQDEDGETQKDRMHDGLQGATSNIFDLQYGLLRMHAGLAQPSLSIFDPSSHTPYGLDFFFAWTAGVVTLLHRGSARARVRLLKQTESEGTEAAEAIDAEDGLEQEEARQLHRLTVAFAAELECLPGCWPWACAALLFTPFCGRALQGMRALIGRHAAEFTCTGVGPRQSGKESQGLQAFPEKAAFEERRREILRVLLEEVGVAQWWLDEADGLYALSQRKFMQAAFLFYWAYLRLRLPLVRGFLGSPVAAPLREELLNLWSPTGAMERHLLRHAGRALLQCLPGFLLAVLLQQIQHVEKETRVSRMRRALEKCERLTGSVTSGTTRALSDELRAYERQERREEPTEVCDEMGSMPAVLILSTEAKMRLLLQILEAIRVKLAGGLPDLSQDANGTNGSRKGVEKDILASCVVGGECRSAKFPVDLARLACMEKALRWLLKKQMRKQKQHNRTEQRTSPGSARVPSSDAKLSGATAKSSLEEDGDRVDADFSAALLREVEKQTKHVEAMSDANRGFFPTDISPDEPAFWIALKTALLEERRE from the exons ATGTTCTCGTCTAATACGTCATCGTCCCTTACCGGAGGAGGTAGCCTCTTTGGTTCCTCCGGAGGAGGTGGGGGACTTTTCGGTGGGGCGGGGACCCAGCAGCAGCAAGGCGGCAGTCTTTTCGGAGGCACAGGCG GTTTCATGTCGCAGCCGCAGCAACAGACTCAAGGTCGTTTGTTTGGGAATGCTGGGACGACGGGAATGTCTCTCTTTGGGCAGCAGCAGACAACTCAGCCTCAGTCGGGGGGTCTGTTTGGGTCTTCGACAACGACAAACAGCGGTTTGTTCGGCAGCGCACCGCAGCAGCAGACAGGCGGTCTCTTTGGCAGCTCTGGCCTCTCACAACCTCAGCAGACGCCGTCCGGGGGTGGACTCTTTGGGAGTACGAACACCTCGACGCTTGGGTCATCTATAACTGGAGGTGGTTTGTTTGGTCAGCAGCCTCAACAGACTGGTGGTCTCTTTGGCTCTTCGACGGGGACTGGAACGGGTGCAGCCGCGACGGGGACTGGTGCCTTGGGCCAACAGCAGTCGGGGAGTCTCTTCGGCAGCAGCGGTTTCGGAACCAACACTGGGGGTTTCGGCACCAGCACTTTGGGCACTGCAGGACAGCAAACGTCGGGGGGCCTTTTTGGAAGCCAGCCGCAAGGGGGTGGTCTGTTTGGCAGCAACACGAGTTCATTTGGTGCGGCGGGAACTTCGGGGACGAGCGCATTTGGAACGTCGACTTTTGGAGGTGGTGCCGCGACGGGTTCCGTTCTTGGTGCGGGATcgctgcagcagcaacagccgTTCCAGCCCCACAAGACCGAGGAAGGGCTTCTGATGAGCATTTGCTTCGGCAATCTGGCGGAGGTTTCtcaagacgaagagcgatGGAGGTTCTACCAGCAGCGCGGGGGCGGCGCCATGGGAGCGTCGAACACCCCCGGTACGGGCCTGTTTGGCCAGCAGACAACCCAGCAGCCATCGGGCGGCCTCTTTGGAAATTCAACTGGGACCACCACTAGTGGAGGACTCTTCGGCAGCACTCCGGCGTCGACCACGGGCACTGGACTTTTGGGTTCGACCCCCCAAACTAATCAGCAGCAGAGTGGCGGCCTATTTGGCACGTCTACGACGGGCGGCTTTGGCGGCGGGCTATTTGGGTCCTCGGCGACAACGCAGCCTAGCGGTCAGCAGCAGACCGGCGGCCTTTTCGGAAACACTGGGGGGTCTACGACAACGCCGGGAGGCGGCCTTTTTGGAAGTAGCACCTTGGGGAACACGACGGGAACCGGTCTCTTTGGGTCGACGACAACACCGCAGCAAACGCAAAGTGGGGGACTTTTTGGACAGCAACAACAGACGGCAGGAAGCGGCGGGCTCTTCGGCTCCAGTTCTCTAACCGGAGCCACAAACACAGGCGGGGGGCTGTTTGGGTCGTCTACGACGCCTTCCACTGGCTTATTTGGCTCGACGACGCAGCAGTGTCAGCCGGGCGCAACGACAACGCAGACAGGAGGGGGGCTTTTCGGTTCGACAACGACGTCTGCAACCACGACGGGCCAGGCGACGACGGGGACGGGCCTTTTTGGGGGACTTTCCTCAGGCACCGGCGCCACCCAAGGTGGAGGCCTTTTTGGGTCCGGAGGCACAGCGACCACGGGCGCCACAGGCGGCGGTCTGTTTGGCAACGCGCAGCAGCAGTCGAATCTGTCAGGGGGTGGACTGTTTGGAAGTTCTGGCGGGCTGAAGCTGGGAACCACTACGACACCTGGAACGACACCTGGGGCAACCGGAACTACAGGCGGGCTTTTTGGAAACACCACCACCACAGGAGCGTCTGGCGGCACTAGTCTCTTTGGAAGCTCCTTAGGGACCTCCGGAGGCGGCCTTTTTGGAAGCTCGGCGGCGAAGCCTGGGGAGACAGGGGGCCTCTTCGGAAGCAGCGGAACGTCAGGAACCTCCGGGTCGCTCTTTGGTAACACGACAGGAACCGCGGGCACAGGCACCGGGCTGTTGGGCGCGGCGCCGGCGAGTTCGGGAACCGGCACTAGTGGCGGAGGCCTCTTCGGCTCTTCGACTACGGGCTCCGGAACGGGCCTTTTTGGAGGCAGTGGCATCTTCGGCAGTGCGCAGACTATCCAGCAACAGAACTCAGCGGCAGGAGGTCTGTTTGGGTCGACTTCTGCTGGCGGGGGAGTGGGAGGCGGCTCAACCTTAGGTTCAGGCCAGGCAAATCAGACAAGCCTGTTTGGAGCCATAGGCTCTCTGTCTGGTTGTGGAGCACAGGGAGCCCCCGCTAGCGCTGCTGCCGCCGACGCCTATGGTTTAGCGTCGCTTCTTGGAGGGCACGTCGAGGTCAAGTTGACTCTCTCCGCCCGCCCCTCGGAATCGTCTGCCCAAGAAAGCGCTCAGATCTTCCCGCCGCGAATGCAGTTGCTCGACCCCTGCGGGGGCACTGCCTTGGGAGACACCGGCCTCCTGGGATCTGTGGGGTCCAGTGTGTGGCGATCGGGTGCGCCGGCTCGCCTGTGCCGAGGGCGCCGCTTCCGGCCCCTGGGGCCCATGGAAGGAGGGTTGAGCGGGAGCTATTTGTCGAGTGGAGCGTCCAACGCGTCTTTTGCACTTCCCGAGGTCTACATCCAAAAGGCCTTCGGGACCAGTCGCACAGCGTCCCCTCTTGAAGACGAGTCAAAGGGCGGGCAAGCCAATGCGCTGCGCCTGCTCCCCGACGGAAAGGCTTTTTCCGCGGCTCCATGGGCCTCAACGACCCTCGAACGCTCTGCAGTCGAGGCTTTGCTCATGCAGCGCCGCAGGAAACCCGGCAGGCTCACTCCGGACCAAGTGAGTCCGTGGTCGTCGACGGCTCTGCAGTTCATGCGTTCCAACCCGTTCTACAGGGAGCAGCTGGCGGAAGTGCAGGCGAGCAAAGACACGATGGAAAACAAAGACCGTGACACCCTGCCTCCCACTTCACAATCCGCGCCCGCTGCGGCAGGTGTAAAGGAGACGACACTGGCATCTGAAGAGGTGTCGGCTCCagcgtctgtttcttgtcCCGCCGTGCCGGGCGTGTTGCCTGCTTCTGCGGCAGTCCCCGATGAGAAGCGTGGCTGGACCGCGAACGTCGAGGTTTCACCaagcgcgaagaagctcgCGGGTTTGGGAATCTCGCCCATTGAAACATTCTCGCTGGCGACGCCTGCGGGCTCTCCCGGGACTTCGCCTAACGGCTCGCGAACGGGGCCTGCAGAGGAGTGCACCCGGTGGCACGGCGCGCCTCCTGCGAGCGGATCGGTCGCGGCTGGGCTTGAGTCTGTGGCGGCCTGCCTGCCTGCTCCTGAGGACTTGCGCCCCGTCCTCACCCGACCCGACTACGAGACTGTGCCATCTATCGAAGTGTTGACTGGAATGACAGAGCAGAGGCTGTCCCGCGTCCAAGACTTCTCCATCACCCGGCGGGGCTACGGGAGCATTCGGTGGCCGGGCTATACGGACTTGCGGGGTATCAATTTGGACGAAGCCGTGAAGATCGAGAAGCTCGAGGTCACCGTGTACGGCAACGAGGCGCCGCCTTGCGGAGTCGGACTCAACAAGAGAGCAGTCATTACTCTGAAGAACTGCAAGCCGCGAAGTGTCAAGTACCTCGACACCTTGACCATTCAGCGGCCTGAAGATGAGGCGTACGTCCAGGACAAACAGTGCCAGTATGTGACGAAAGTCCGGCGGTACACGGAACGTATGGGTGCCAAGTTCGTCGACTTGAATCTCGCCACGGGTGAGTGGACGTTTGAGGTTGAACACTTCAGCACCTATCGTTTTCTCGATGAAGACGAtgaaaacgacgaagaactcgagaCTCAACTCCGACAAAAGGCACTCTTGCCCTCCACGTCCGCCCACCAGCCGACACTCGAGTCTCCCGTGAAGGTTCTCCCCGCACACGCAGACTCCTTTCCCGCCTCTCCGGAGAACCGAACCCGCGATTTTGGAGAAGCCCCAGAGCGGATCACTCATCTTTTTCCTGAAAGACCTGCGAACGGCTACTCCAGCGAACGCAGCTCGTTCCTTGGTGTCCAAAAGCAGGTGCTTAAGGCCGGCTTTGccgaagcagacagagagacacccgcATACCTCGGTGGAGGGGTCGCGGAGAACTTGGTCAACCCCGAATTTCTGAAGAATGTTTCCCTAGCGGAGTCCGTCAACAGACATTGCCAGCAGCGATGGCGTCCACTGTATGTGTCGGGAGAGGCCCCTTCTAGAGGACTCAAAAGGGTTTCTTACAACTCAGGCAAAACCGTTGAGGCGGTGCACGACCTAAAGGAGAAGGCGTTGCCTGGCGGCGAGCGCTGGGAGGCCACAGGCGTTTCCGGAGGCAGAATGGTGTGGGAGCCTCAGGTGAACGGGGTCGAGGCATCCCATCGAGGGGTACAACGTTTCCAAGatgagaagacagaagacaaaggCGTTCAAGACACTGAGAGAAGGGACGGAGGCGCAGCGGCATCTTTGAGGCTTGAAGACGGCACTGGGGGAAGTGTGCGTGCAGTCCCCCCAGGAAGGCCCTGCGAAGACACGCGTTCTAGTAGTGCTTCCTTTCCTCACCTTCAACAGCGACGACACTGCCCATATCCAGTTCGGTGTGCTCCGGTGATTTCTCGGGACGGTCTCATggctcttccccttctttcgcTCCCCGTGTCTCTTGAAGGCATTACgactgcgtctcttcctggCTCCCTAGTGCAGCTCGCACACCTGTCGCCTCTgctccgagaggaagaaatgcCGGTTCAAAACGGAGGCATCTCTTCCAGTGTGGGGTCTCTTGAGGGCGGCTCTGTTGGCCTTGAGGCGCCAGTTCAACCGTCGCCGATGTGGACCGTTGGAGAGGTTCCCGACGAATCCGTGGTgtcaagagaagaagaagagaaacaggccCTTTCTATGGCTGCTCAGAGGTACGTGCAACCTCTTCGTGAGGCCAAAGGGGCGCCGTCGCTGACAGCTGCGAGTTTGCCTCTGGCAGACGTGTCTCCGGCCCTGGTCGCCGCCTCTCGCTTGCGTCCTTTCCAGGCCGACCTCGCCACCAGTGGAGCCCCCTACACCAACCAGAGCCCGACTGAGCAGCTGAGTCTCGTCCGAGACGGCTGCCGGGTGCGGCGGACGCTGGGTGCGTCTGCGATGCCTCTGGTGTTGTCTGCGTTCCTCGAGGAAGTCGTaaaggagaacggagagagcgaaCTTCAGTCACGTGAGGAAGACAGCCAGCAGAGCGAGTCTAGCGCACGCGCTGATGCCACTCAAGAGTTCCTTCCTACTCTTACCCCGGCCCCGGAGGTGGCGGAGATGGGGAAGGAGGGACGGCGAGGGAGGAGATCAAAGGGAGAAGCTGGCTCTTCGGGAGATTCAAATAGGCGCCGGTTTCGAAGCCAGCAATCCGAATGGTGGCTTCTGACGGAGTTGTGTCGCCAGGAGTCTCATGCTCTGGAAAAGAGCAGACGGAGCAAAAGCGTCAAAACTCTGAACGCGTTTCCGAGTTCAGGCCTCGTCcagcgccttctccttcgtcttctcgctttcttcgagCAACAAACGCGCGTTTACTCTGGGTGCATGCCTCCAACTTCGAGTGTTTCTGTCGGTAACTCAAAATGCTCTCTGCCGCTTTCTTCCCAGCCCTTTCTCCAAAGTGCGCCAGTTTCCAGCGCTCATCCCCCAGACGTCCCCGAGGCCTCCTACCTCGCGCCTTACATGCTTCAGACGTGGCAGCTCCTGGTGgcattgatgctgtcgagTCCTGAGCAGGAGGAGTCGGTTTTCACGGCCCCGTCcggtctcttctcgcagagagaTATCTCGCCCGAAGCGATCCTGGAGAGTCAGCGACAGTCGCGCCTGTTGGAGTGGCTTCTCAGGGAGTCAGGGAGGGAAGTCACTGCTCTCTTGCAACGTGCGGCCGCGCTTCGCGCGTCACCTCCTTTCTCGACTTCGGAGGGCTTGAGCCTCGACAGGGGCGAAAGTCTCTGCGGGGCGACAGAACTGTGCAGACAGAGGGGAGCCGCCCAGAATCCAGCAATCACCAGATTGGGCGCGAACGCTTTGTTTCGCTTAGCTGGGACGGCAGGCCAACGCGCTCTACAGATCGCCATGGCAGCCGACCACgatgaagaaaggaagcTCCTTGCCGTTTTCCACCTGGCGGCAGCTGGACAG CTTTACGACGCTGTCGAGCTGCTCTTGAACAGCCGCCCTGGAGAGCCGTACTACCCACACTTGGCGCTGTGTCTCGCTGCCCACGTTCAGCAGCAGGTTGGCCGTGAG TTTCTCTACTACAACCTTTTTCGGGCAACGGCGCCTTCGTTCTTGACGCCTCCACCTGGGATCGCTCGGCTGTATCGGCTGTTGACTCCATGCTCgactcgcgcgtctccgtcgcctggcTCGGCCAGTgtgaaagcgaaagaaggcgaaaaacggaAGCGCAGCATCTCGCCGGGCGTTGTGGAGCCTGCGGAGGCTTCACGCTGTGCTTCGCCGAGCAAAAGGCATGCGGGGGCGACGGACAGGAATAGCGGGGCGAAACACGAATCAACGCACGCATTGTCCTTGCATGCAAGTtggaagagtggagaaaccACGGAGGCCAACTCCGTTTCTGGAATGGGCCTGGAACACTTTGTCAGCTGGCGCCATCAGCTAACTGCGAGCCTCGTCTTCAGCTCAGCGAGCCCGCTGGAAGACCCGAGAGTCCTGTCGACAGGCGCCGTAGTGTCTAGCGGAggcaacgcagagaagaaagtggacTCGGtagacgagggagaaaaggcagctgcatgcacgcaggaGGACACGGTGACGCAaacgaagggagaagggagcGCGGCCGATGTCGACATGTTTCAGAGAATTCGCACGGAACTCGCTCCTCCGCCGCAGGCCGCTGATGCGCCCAGGGAACTGCGACGC GCTCTTCTGCAGTTCGAGCatcgtcttcgtttccgaGACAATGGAGACGCTTCCCAGTCCGGAGTCGAGTTCGCAGTTCCGGCATCACCGGCGCCGCTATACCGTCAGCAGgacgaggacggagagacgcaaaagGATCGCATGCACGACGGGTTGCAAGGGGCGACATCCAATATTTTTGACCTCCAGTACGGTCTTCTGCG CATGCACGCGGGCCTGGCgcagccttctctctcgatctTTGACCCGTCTTCCCACACGCCGTATGGCCtcgatttcttctttgcgTGGACCGCTGGAGTCGTCACACTGCTGCACCGGGGCAGTGCAAGAGCGAGGGTGAGGCTGCTGAAGCAAACTGAGTCTGAAGGCACCGAAGCCGCAGAGGCCATAGACGCAGAAGATGGTCtggagcaagaagaagctcGCCAGCTTCACCGGCTTACAGTCGCCTTCGCAGCCGAGTTGGAATGTTTGCCCGGATGCTGGCCTTGGGCGTGCGCCGCTCTGTTGTTCACGCCATTTTGCG GTCGAGCCCTCCAGGGCATGCGCGCGCTGATTGGTCGGCATGCGGCGGAGTTCACGTGCACGGGCGTCGGCCCTCGGCAGAGTGGAAAGGAATCCCAGGGACTGCAGGCGTTTCCTGAGAAGGCGGCCTTTGAAGAAAGGCGTCGAGAAATtcttcgcgtccttctcgAAGAAGTCGGGGTCGCTCAGTGGTGGCTCGACGAGGCTGACGGTCTCTATGCACTGAGTCAACGGAAATTCATGCAG GCGGCCTTTTTGTTCTACTGGGCGtatcttcgccttcgtctccctctggtCCGGGGCTTTCTGGGGTCTCCGGTTGCGGCGCCTCTCCGCGAGGAGCTGCTAAATCTTTGGAGCCCAACTGGCGCGATGGAGAGACACCTCCTGCGCCACGCAGGCCGGgctcttctccagtgtctccccGGGTTTCTCCTGGCTGTTCTTCTGCAACAAATACAACATGTTGAGAAGGAGACTCGCGTCTCGCGCATGCGGAGAGCTTTGGAAAAGTGCGAACGCCTAACCGGGTCCGTTACGTCCGGCACAACCCGTGCGCTCTCCGATGAGTTGAGGGCCTAtgagagacaggaacggagagaagaaccgacAGAAGTGTGTGATGAAATGGGCTCGATGCCTGCCGTCCTCATTTTGtcgacagaggcgaagatgCGTCTGCTGTTGCAAATCCTGGAAGCTATCAGAGTGAAGCTCGCCGGCGGCCTGCCGGATCTCAGTCAAGATGCGAACGGAACAAACGGTTCCAGAAAAGGCGTGGAGAAGGACATTCTTGCCAGCTGTGTTGTTGGAGGAGAATGCCGATCGGCGAAGTTCCCAGTGGACCTGGCCCGTCTCGCCTGTATGGAAAAGGCACTTCGGTGGctgctgaagaaacagatgagaaaacagaagcagcAC AACCGCACTGAGCAACGTACATCTCCCGGAAGCGCGCGAGTGCCATCGTCCGATGCGAAGCTGTCGggcgcgacagcgaagagcagcctggaagaggacggagaccGGGTTGATGCAGACTTCTCGGCCGCCCTCCTcagggaagtggagaaacagacaaagcACGTGGAGGCGATGAGCGATGCGAACAGGGGCTTTTTCCCCACTGACATCTCCCCCGACGAGCCTGCATTCTGGATTGCGCTCAAGACAGCGCTGCTCGAAGAACGCAGGGAATAA
- a CDS encoding hypothetical protein (encoded by transcript TGME49_259650) — translation MLKRAVFGISLPPTERRRSKLEQQKAGKAGLKPLRKKRFQGRQRLEERESDGSSEDEEYLSRGQFSGKEELPSSSDREEDSIEESEEEALDSRAKLALIKKAAALYATDPHSFFQSMKRHDADLTQFQNEQRKGSRGESTASGKRGPAEGKPARGRKNELQSERDDHSAAETSMSDDSDDEFALYDASSSDDPDGQDPEEDREEESQEQNFRGHFQCKLCPKKIFIFEADLERHLQSKKHLRREAEWEKEHGVPQEQEEESKERASASSSTKERRKKGIKSVEESDSGPSPSSRRSQKKGSRSQGDEFPTQTEAPNDESRSRKHKKAEGRDSPKGEGREQGEGVTKTSRRKKRQRRRTVPVDEEEIQKRKEKFQRKKARRLARKNGLAATPAAATPQ, via the exons ATGCTGAAACGGGCGGTCTTCGGGATCTCGCTTCCTCCGACCGAGCGGCGGCGCTCGAAGCTGGAACAACAGAAGGCGGGGAAGGCGGGACTGAAACCTTTGCGTAAGAAGCGTTTCCAGGGTCGGCAACGTCTTGAGGAGCGGGAGAGCGATGGGTCTTCTGAGGACGAGGAGTACTTGTCGCGAGGACAGTTTTCCGGAAAAGAGGAGCTTCCGTCGTCTTCAGACCGGGAAGAGGACTCGATTgaggagagtgaagaagaggctctCGATTCGAGGGCCAAGCTCGCCCTCATCAAGAAGGCGGCTGCTCTCTACGCCACAGATCCGCACTCGTTCTTTCAATCCATGAAACGCCACGATGCGGACCTGACGCAGTTTCAGAACGAGCAACGAAAGGGTAGCAGGGGAGAGAGCACGGCCAGTGGGAAGCGAGGACCTGCCGAAGGAAAACCAGcacgagggagaaagaacgagctccaaagcgagagagacgatcACAGCGCCGCGGAGACTAGCATGTCTGACGACAGCGACGATGAGTTCGCTCTCTACGACGCTTCTTCGTCAGACGATCCCGATGGCCAAGACCCCGAGGAAGaccgcgaagaagagtcaCAGGAACAGAACTTCAGAGGTCACTTCCAGTGCAAACTATGTCCCAAGAAAATCTTCATTTTCGAGGCCGACCTTGAGCGACACCTCCAGTCCAAA AAACATCTtcggcgagaagcagagtggGAGAAGGAACACGGCGTACCAcaggaacaggaagaagagtctaAGGAGAGGGCgtccgcgtcttcgtcaacgaaggagagaaggaagaagggaatCAAGTCGGTGGAGGAGAGCGATTCTGGCCCTTCTCCGTCATCGAGGAGAAgtcagaagaaaggaagtcGCTCTCAGGGAGATGAGTTCCCCACGCAAACCGAGGCGCCCAACGACGAGtcgcgaagcagaaaacacaagaaagcagaaggcCGAGACTCTCCGAaaggcgaaggcagagagcaaGGTGAAGGTGTGACAAAGACCAgtcgcaggaagaagagacagcgaag AAGGACAGTTCCCGTCGATGAGGAGGAGAttcagaaaaggaaagagaagttTCAACGCAAGAAAGCGCGAAGACTGGCACGGAAGAACGGCCTTGCGGCGACCCCGGCGGCGGCGACCCCCCAATGA